In the Lascolabacillus massiliensis genome, one interval contains:
- a CDS encoding family 20 glycosylhydrolase yields MYVKAEPTESSAMDLPVRGLAIAAPDVNNLDLFLKFIEEELAPAHFNLLILRVDWNYAYESHPELRDPNPLTNEDVKKIVDVCKSNGIKVAPQVNLLGHQSWANTTNALLREYPEFDETPHIKTEDYTGWPNPDGLYCKSYCPLHPEVHDVVFAVVDEILDAFETDMYHAGMDEVFYIGEDNCPRCSGRDKAELFAGEVTKIRNHLALKNRRLMIWGDRLIDGKTTGIGLWEASMNNTHRAIDMIPKDVFICDWHYERAEPTAVMFAMKGFDVASCPWRKPDIALSQLSDMIKLRENSSPGMADRFKGIIATVWTGAGQFLKNYYDPSSIKEELSEVNTVKSLISEYSKNPQVN; encoded by the coding sequence ATGTATGTTAAAGCGGAACCGACCGAAAGCTCAGCAATGGATCTCCCTGTCAGAGGATTGGCAATTGCAGCACCGGACGTCAACAATCTGGATTTATTTCTGAAATTCATCGAAGAGGAATTGGCTCCTGCACACTTCAACTTACTAATCCTTAGAGTTGACTGGAACTATGCCTATGAAAGTCACCCTGAACTAAGAGACCCAAATCCACTAACCAACGAGGATGTAAAAAAAATTGTAGATGTATGTAAAAGTAACGGTATTAAAGTAGCTCCACAGGTGAATCTTCTGGGCCATCAGTCATGGGCAAATACCACTAATGCTTTGCTTCGTGAGTATCCAGAATTCGACGAGACACCTCATATTAAAACTGAAGATTATACAGGTTGGCCAAATCCTGATGGACTCTACTGTAAAAGCTACTGCCCACTTCACCCGGAGGTTCACGATGTAGTATTTGCAGTAGTTGATGAGATTCTGGATGCATTTGAAACTGATATGTATCATGCAGGAATGGATGAGGTGTTTTATATTGGCGAGGATAACTGTCCACGTTGCAGCGGAAGAGATAAAGCAGAGCTTTTTGCAGGAGAGGTTACTAAAATCAGAAACCATCTTGCACTTAAAAACCGAAGGTTGATGATATGGGGTGATAGATTAATTGATGGAAAAACAACTGGCATTGGTTTATGGGAGGCAAGTATGAATAATACACATCGTGCAATTGACATGATTCCAAAAGATGTTTTTATATGCGATTGGCATTATGAACGTGCTGAGCCAACTGCAGTTATGTTTGCAATGAAGGGTTTTGATGTTGCAAGCTGTCCCTGGAGAAAACCTGATATAGCTTTATCACAGCTATCAGATATGATTAAACTGAGAGAAAATTCTAGTCCCGGAATGGCGGATAGGTTTAAGGGTATTATTGCAACTGTATGGACCGGAGCTGGCCAGTTCCTAAAAAACTATTACGATCCAAGTTCGATAAAAGAAGAATTATCTGAAGTTAACACAGTTAAAAGTTTAATAAGTGAGTACAGTAAAAATCCGCAGGTGAATTAA
- a CDS encoding YihY/virulence factor BrkB family protein encodes MIKFGKKKYRNEIDEPGRIEKVEAKFREFVHFLTYGIWRSNPDTLSNSKNILYNATKTIILTVRNIKELNIPASARSLTYRTLLSIVPLLAVLFAIARGFGIENIVESSIFNLLLGNSPNTEIAYSVPSATTDTISLFSGETSVLDDASTGVLTTDQPVFFSEETTAEGRTREFINLLFQLIDNSLEEAKGGGIFAGIGILLLLYTILLLFNEIENIFNQIWQVRKGRSVARKVTDYTAMVLLMPLFFILVNALNILSYPQNQTLKIIYILYPFIPRLLDIVPYIVIILLFTVLYKFLPNTKVKFGNALIAGVLAGVAFQVFQLMFLSGQLWITRYNAIYGTFAAIPLMLLFIQFSWFLTLIGAEISYAAQNVRKFSFEKETRRVSRRYKDFFTLIIASEIVKRFANEKTPLTADELSEKCKVPSRLTNIILDNLLEINIISATPSKADERVMAFQPAVDIHNISVNYLMSRLDKKGSEDFMIDTQGVYSEHWKALVDNRMYIYESDKDVLLKDL; translated from the coding sequence ATGATTAAATTCGGGAAGAAAAAATACCGGAATGAGATTGATGAACCTGGCAGAATAGAAAAAGTGGAAGCCAAGTTCAGAGAGTTTGTGCATTTTCTGACTTATGGTATCTGGCGATCTAACCCGGATACTTTGTCTAACAGTAAGAATATACTGTATAATGCAACTAAGACAATCATACTCACCGTAAGAAATATCAAGGAGCTGAATATTCCTGCAAGTGCTCGTTCTCTTACTTACCGCACACTTCTTTCGATTGTACCTTTATTAGCTGTCCTATTTGCTATTGCAAGGGGATTTGGGATCGAAAATATAGTTGAGAGCAGCATCTTCAACCTTTTACTGGGAAACTCTCCAAATACAGAGATAGCTTATTCAGTTCCATCTGCAACTACAGACACAATATCTTTATTCTCTGGTGAAACTTCTGTGTTAGATGATGCTTCCACCGGTGTTCTGACAACTGATCAACCTGTATTTTTCAGTGAAGAGACCACAGCTGAAGGAAGAACCAGGGAGTTTATAAACCTGTTGTTTCAGCTGATCGACAATTCACTTGAAGAGGCCAAGGGAGGTGGTATTTTTGCAGGAATCGGTATTCTGTTACTGCTTTATACAATACTTCTGCTTTTTAATGAGATAGAAAATATTTTTAATCAGATATGGCAGGTCCGAAAAGGGAGAAGTGTTGCAAGGAAAGTTACCGATTATACTGCAATGGTTCTTCTTATGCCTCTGTTTTTTATTTTGGTTAATGCTCTGAATATTTTAAGTTATCCTCAAAATCAGACACTTAAAATAATATATATTCTCTACCCGTTTATACCACGTCTGCTGGATATTGTACCCTATATAGTTATCATACTTTTGTTTACTGTACTGTACAAGTTTTTGCCAAATACCAAGGTGAAATTTGGTAATGCACTTATTGCAGGTGTACTTGCCGGTGTTGCATTTCAGGTATTCCAGCTTATGTTTTTGAGCGGGCAACTTTGGATTACCCGATACAATGCTATTTACGGTACATTCGCAGCAATACCTCTTATGCTGCTGTTTATTCAGTTTTCATGGTTCCTAACACTAATAGGGGCAGAGATATCCTATGCTGCACAAAATGTTAGAAAATTCTCCTTTGAAAAGGAAACGCGAAGAGTAAGCAGAAGATATAAGGACTTTTTCACTCTTATTATCGCCTCAGAGATTGTAAAACGTTTTGCTAACGAAAAAACACCTCTTACAGCTGATGAACTTTCCGAAAAGTGTAAGGTTCCTTCGAGGTTAACGAACATTATTCTCGACAATTTGTTGGAGATAAATATAATCTCGGCAACACCTTCTAAAGCTGATGAAAGAGTAATGGCTTTCCAGCCTGCTGTTGATATTCATAATATATCTGTTAATTATCTTATGTCCAGGTTAGATAAAAAGGGTTCAGAGGATTTTATGATAGATACACAGGGAGTATATAGTGAACATTGGAAGGCATTGGTTGACAATCGCATGTATATATATGAAAGCGATAAAGATGTCTTGCTGAAAGATTTATAA
- a CDS encoding sulfatase family protein — protein MKLFNVNSATMLGLGSLALLASCQKQEKKQDRPNIIFIMSDDHAYQAISAYGHGLNETPNIDRLAEEGAMFTRSTVTNSISAPSRAVLLTGKHSFVNGKVDNLQPFDWDQPNFPKLLQANGYQTAMIGKIHMDGIPQGFDYSMVLPGQGDYYNPDFFINGERIRKEGYCTDIITEETIDWIKNRRDKDKPFAVLYHQKAPHRNWLPAPEYLTLYDDVTFEPPASFFDDYEGRGTAAREQEMEVHGHARWGHDFKFIVSPEGDSTGFYNQLKRFTPEQREHWLSVYTPQNEEFKANYANMTDREIAVWKYNRYIKDYLRTIKSVDDGVGELLDFLKESGLDENTIVIYTSDQGFYLGEHGWFDKRFMYEESFRTPLLIRYPKEIKPGTVIDKLVQNLDYAPTLLDYAGIEAPEEMQGKSFRRLVSGETDEWRDAVYYTYYEYPAEHMVKRHYGVSTERYKLIHFYYDIDEWEMYDLEKDPQEMRNIYNDPEYKDVQIAMHKKLEEVRKYYGDSDELNDRYLKEFIEHSSGN, from the coding sequence ATGAAACTTTTTAATGTTAATTCTGCTACAATGCTGGGACTGGGATCTTTGGCCCTCTTGGCATCTTGTCAGAAACAGGAGAAGAAACAGGATCGTCCTAATATCATTTTCATAATGAGTGATGATCATGCGTATCAGGCTATCAGTGCCTATGGTCACGGACTAAATGAAACTCCAAATATCGACAGACTGGCAGAAGAGGGTGCTATGTTTACCCGGTCAACTGTTACAAACTCAATCAGTGCCCCTAGCCGCGCTGTATTACTAACAGGAAAGCATAGTTTTGTTAATGGAAAAGTTGACAATCTGCAGCCTTTTGACTGGGATCAGCCTAATTTCCCAAAACTTTTGCAGGCAAACGGATATCAGACAGCTATGATTGGTAAGATTCACATGGATGGTATACCTCAGGGGTTTGATTATTCTATGGTACTGCCGGGACAGGGGGATTATTATAATCCTGACTTCTTCATTAATGGAGAACGGATCCGCAAAGAGGGATACTGCACTGATATTATCACGGAAGAGACTATCGACTGGATAAAAAACAGACGTGACAAAGATAAACCGTTTGCAGTTTTATATCACCAGAAGGCTCCACACAGAAACTGGCTGCCTGCTCCTGAATATCTAACTCTGTATGACGATGTTACTTTCGAACCACCAGCTTCATTCTTTGATGATTATGAGGGTCGTGGTACAGCCGCAAGAGAACAGGAGATGGAGGTTCATGGTCATGCAAGATGGGGTCATGATTTCAAATTTATAGTTTCTCCTGAAGGTGACAGTACCGGTTTTTACAATCAGCTTAAGAGGTTCACACCCGAACAGAGGGAACATTGGCTATCGGTCTACACACCACAAAATGAGGAGTTCAAAGCCAATTATGCAAACATGACAGACAGAGAAATAGCTGTTTGGAAATATAACCGTTATATCAAGGACTACCTGCGCACGATTAAGTCAGTAGATGATGGTGTGGGTGAACTGCTCGACTTCCTTAAGGAATCAGGCCTCGATGAAAACACTATTGTAATATACACATCAGATCAGGGTTTCTATCTTGGAGAACATGGATGGTTTGATAAACGATTCATGTATGAAGAGTCGTTCCGCACTCCATTACTGATCAGATACCCTAAAGAGATCAAGCCTGGTACCGTTATTGACAAGCTGGTGCAGAATCTGGACTATGCTCCCACACTTCTCGACTATGCCGGTATTGAAGCACCTGAAGAGATGCAGGGCAAGTCGTTCCGCAGACTTGTTTCCGGTGAAACTGATGAGTGGCGCGATGCAGTTTATTATACTTACTATGAATATCCTGCCGAGCACATGGTAAAACGTCACTACGGCGTCTCCACTGAAAGATATAAGCTAATTCATTTCTATTATGATATTGATGAGTGGGAGATGTATGATCTGGAGAAAGATCCTCAGGAGATGAGAAATATCTATAATGATCCCGAGTATAAGGATGTGCAGATTGCAATGCATAAGAAACTCGAGGAGGTGCGCAAATATTATGGAGACAGCGATGAGCTGAATGACAGATATTTGAAAGAGTTTATTGAACATAGTTCGGGTAACTAA
- a CDS encoding MlaE family ABC transporter permease, translated as MSFIGSIENVGLYALLMRRVLSVPDRMREFMKEFIKGVYQLGVNSIWIVVIISFFIGAVIVMQIALNVDSPMLPRFTVGVVSREIILLEFSSTIMCLILSGKVGSNVASEIGTMRITGQVDVLDIMGVNSANYLILPKVAAFVAFMPVLVIFSMFMGLFGGYVICLVLGTPSVETYIYGIQAFFRESFVWYSITKSMLFGFIIASVAGFFGYTVKGGALDVGKASTDSVVINSILILVTDLVFTQLAMG; from the coding sequence ATGAGTTTCATCGGTTCAATAGAAAATGTCGGGTTATATGCATTACTGATGAGGAGAGTATTATCTGTTCCCGACAGGATGCGTGAATTTATGAAAGAGTTCATAAAGGGAGTGTATCAGTTAGGGGTGAATTCAATCTGGATAGTAGTTATCATTTCCTTTTTCATAGGAGCTGTAATTGTTATGCAGATAGCTCTGAATGTGGATTCGCCAATGCTGCCACGTTTTACTGTAGGTGTAGTTTCGCGCGAAATTATTTTACTGGAGTTTTCTTCAACAATAATGTGTTTGATACTCTCAGGTAAAGTGGGCTCAAATGTGGCTTCAGAGATCGGCACAATGAGAATAACCGGGCAGGTTGATGTTCTAGATATAATGGGGGTTAATTCGGCCAACTATCTTATATTGCCAAAAGTGGCAGCTTTCGTCGCTTTTATGCCGGTACTGGTTATTTTCAGTATGTTCATGGGATTGTTTGGTGGTTATGTCATTTGTCTTGTATTAGGAACTCCATCTGTGGAAACATATATATATGGAATCCAGGCATTTTTCAGAGAGTCATTTGTCTGGTACTCTATCACTAAATCGATGCTGTTTGGCTTTATTATTGCATCTGTAGCAGGCTTTTTCGGTTATACCGTAAAAGGTGGAGCATTGGATGTTGGTAAGGCAAGTACTGACTCTGTAGTGATAAATAGTATTCTTATTCTTGTGACCGACCTGGTGTTCACTCAACTGGCAATGGGATAA
- the sufC gene encoding Fe-S cluster assembly ATPase SufC, whose protein sequence is MLKIKNLHAIVENKEILKGINLEVNPGEIHAVMGPNGSGKSTLASVLAGHPKFEVTRGSILFNDKDLLEMEPEDRAREGLFLSFQYPVEIPGVSMVNFMRASINEQRKYRGEEPISATDFLKLMRDKRELLGMDSQLVSRSVNEGFSGGEKKKNEIFQMAMINPLLSILDETDSGLDIDALRVVAAGVNKLQTKENATILITHYQRLLEYIKPDFVHVLFDGKIIKSGGPDLAEELEKKGYEWLINP, encoded by the coding sequence ATGTTAAAGATAAAGAACCTGCATGCAATAGTTGAAAATAAGGAGATACTAAAAGGTATTAATCTGGAAGTAAATCCCGGAGAGATTCATGCTGTAATGGGACCTAACGGGTCGGGTAAAAGTACCCTGGCTTCTGTTCTGGCAGGTCATCCAAAGTTTGAAGTTACTCGTGGCAGTATTCTATTTAATGATAAAGATTTATTGGAAATGGAACCTGAAGACAGAGCAAGGGAAGGTCTGTTTTTAAGTTTCCAGTACCCAGTAGAAATTCCCGGAGTGAGCATGGTGAATTTTATGAGAGCATCAATAAATGAGCAGCGAAAATATAGGGGTGAAGAACCTATATCTGCAACTGACTTTCTAAAGTTGATGCGTGATAAAAGGGAGCTTCTGGGAATGGATAGTCAACTGGTAAGTCGCTCGGTAAATGAGGGCTTTTCAGGTGGGGAAAAGAAAAAGAATGAAATTTTCCAAATGGCAATGATCAATCCTCTTTTATCTATATTAGATGAAACAGACTCAGGACTGGATATTGATGCTCTCAGGGTTGTGGCTGCAGGAGTAAATAAATTGCAGACAAAGGAAAATGCAACTATCCTAATTACACACTACCAGCGTCTGCTTGAGTATATCAAGCCTGACTTTGTACATGTGCTTTTTGATGGAAAAATTATTAAGTCAGGTGGCCCGGATCTAGCAGAGGAGCTGGAAAAGAAAGGCTACGAATGGCTGATTAATCCGTAA
- a CDS encoding DUF4091 domain-containing protein — translation MNFKSLRSACTLIAITGMLLLAFSSCDWKRPKKEFITFQEMQDPTNDTLSDWSNVKAGLHSSFISIDVRAPKSVAPEVEIKKSEKVTGWKGEKVSAQMILWTTADVDQVELEFDDFISESATLPASIAQARFVRYVMTDEFAEGCGHRKPEDYAASISADMLDNLDNFNIEAKTVRPVWLTIDIPSDAVAGNYKGKLNLYAERKFVEDFEIEVEVVNQLLPEPSEWVYHLDLWQHPSAVARVHNLELWSDAHFEKMRPIMKMLADAGQKVITATLNKDPWNHQSFDAYADMIIWTKNEDQSWSFDYTIFDKWVELMMDLGVTDMINCYSLLTWNNQVHYNDMEKKELVTLELKAQSDEYAEFWTVFLKDFTRHLKAKGWLEITNIAMDERSPADMQAALKVLETAAPELGISLADNHKSYKQYPGIKDISVGANSVVDKEDIITRRAEGLNTTWYVCCADPFANMFTFSEPAEAVYAGWHTVAADLDGMLRWAYNSWVENPLTDSRYKTWPAGDTYMVYPDARSSIRFERLIEGIQDAEKIRILRKQYSDENTSESLAKLNELEEAIKYFYTLEPSDDWNDKLNEAKKLLNR, via the coding sequence ATGAATTTTAAATCATTAAGGTCAGCCTGTACACTAATTGCAATTACAGGTATGTTGCTTTTAGCCTTTAGCTCATGTGACTGGAAGAGGCCTAAGAAGGAGTTTATTACATTTCAGGAGATGCAAGACCCAACGAACGATACGTTGTCAGATTGGTCAAATGTTAAAGCTGGCCTTCACTCATCATTTATATCTATTGATGTGAGAGCTCCTAAATCAGTTGCACCTGAGGTGGAGATTAAAAAGAGTGAGAAAGTAACCGGATGGAAAGGTGAGAAGGTATCTGCTCAGATGATTCTGTGGACAACTGCCGATGTTGATCAGGTGGAGCTTGAGTTTGACGACTTTATCTCAGAGTCAGCTACTTTGCCAGCCTCAATTGCTCAGGCAAGGTTTGTGAGGTATGTAATGACAGATGAATTTGCCGAAGGGTGCGGACATCGTAAACCTGAAGATTATGCGGCATCTATTTCAGCAGACATGTTGGATAACCTCGATAATTTTAATATTGAGGCCAAAACGGTAAGACCGGTATGGCTGACTATCGATATCCCTTCTGATGCAGTTGCAGGTAACTACAAAGGTAAGCTAAACCTGTATGCTGAAAGGAAATTTGTTGAGGATTTTGAGATAGAGGTAGAGGTTGTAAATCAGTTGTTGCCAGAACCATCGGAATGGGTTTATCATCTCGACTTGTGGCAACATCCATCTGCTGTGGCAAGGGTGCATAATCTTGAGTTGTGGAGTGATGCGCATTTCGAGAAAATGAGACCTATAATGAAGATGTTAGCAGATGCCGGACAGAAGGTTATCACGGCAACACTTAATAAGGATCCATGGAATCATCAGTCATTCGATGCTTATGCTGATATGATTATTTGGACTAAAAACGAAGACCAGAGCTGGAGTTTCGACTATACGATATTCGATAAATGGGTGGAGTTAATGATGGATCTTGGTGTAACTGATATGATAAACTGTTACTCATTACTTACGTGGAACAACCAGGTTCATTATAATGATATGGAGAAAAAGGAGTTGGTTACACTTGAGCTGAAAGCTCAGTCGGATGAGTATGCTGAGTTTTGGACTGTATTCCTGAAGGACTTCACCCGTCATCTTAAAGCAAAGGGTTGGCTCGAAATCACTAATATAGCAATGGACGAACGTTCTCCTGCAGATATGCAGGCTGCACTAAAAGTGTTGGAGACTGCAGCGCCCGAACTTGGTATTTCGCTTGCTGATAACCACAAAAGCTATAAGCAATACCCCGGTATAAAAGATATCAGTGTTGGAGCCAATAGTGTAGTGGACAAAGAGGATATCATTACACGCAGAGCAGAGGGACTTAATACCACATGGTATGTTTGCTGTGCTGACCCATTCGCAAATATGTTCACATTCTCAGAACCTGCCGAAGCTGTTTATGCAGGATGGCATACAGTTGCAGCAGATCTTGATGGAATGCTCAGATGGGCCTACAACTCGTGGGTAGAGAATCCACTAACCGACTCGCGCTATAAAACCTGGCCGGCAGGCGATACATATATGGTGTATCCAGATGCTCGCAGCTCTATTCGTTTCGAGCGACTGATCGAAGGTATTCAGGATGCCGAAAAGATAAGGATTCTTCGCAAACAGTATAGCGATGAAAATACATCTGAATCACTTGCTAAATTGAATGAGCTTGAAGAGGCAATAAAATATTTCTACACTCTGGAACCATCAGATGACTGGAACGATAAGCTCAATGAGGCTAAGAAGCTACTGAACAGGTAG
- a CDS encoding glycoside hydrolase family 43 protein, whose translation MLSCNTSKNKTNSEVQYSSNPVLDGWYADPEGIIYGDKYWIFPTYSDYYEEQIFFNAFSSPDLVNWTKHENILDSSEVKWAHKAMWAPGVIEKDGKYYFFFAANDIQSNDEIGGIGVAVSDKPEGPYKDLLGKPLIDKIVNGAQPIDQFVFKENDSTYYMYYGGWRHCNVVLLKNDFTGIRPFPDGELYKEVTPEGYVEGPFMFKKDGKYYFMWSEGGWGGPHYKVAYAITDNPLGPFERINTILEQDPEVATGAGHHSVFHNKRTDDWYIIYHRRPLEETHHNHRATCIDKMEFDENGYIKPVKMTFKGVAANPLK comes from the coding sequence ATGCTTTCTTGCAATACAAGTAAAAATAAAACTAACTCCGAAGTTCAATACTCCTCCAACCCTGTACTGGATGGCTGGTATGCCGATCCGGAAGGCATTATTTATGGCGATAAGTATTGGATCTTCCCTACCTACTCTGATTATTATGAAGAGCAGATATTCTTTAATGCTTTTTCATCACCCGACCTGGTAAACTGGACAAAGCACGAAAATATATTAGACTCCTCAGAGGTTAAATGGGCACACAAAGCTATGTGGGCACCCGGTGTTATAGAAAAAGATGGGAAATACTACTTTTTCTTCGCTGCAAATGATATTCAGAGCAATGATGAGATTGGAGGAATTGGTGTTGCAGTAAGTGATAAACCTGAAGGTCCATACAAAGATCTACTGGGTAAACCACTTATTGATAAAATTGTAAATGGTGCACAACCCATTGACCAGTTTGTCTTCAAAGAAAACGACAGTACATACTATATGTATTATGGGGGATGGAGACATTGTAATGTTGTCTTGCTTAAAAATGACTTCACTGGAATTCGTCCATTTCCAGATGGTGAACTCTATAAAGAGGTAACTCCTGAAGGTTATGTTGAAGGACCATTCATGTTTAAAAAAGATGGCAAGTACTATTTCATGTGGTCAGAAGGTGGCTGGGGAGGTCCACACTACAAGGTGGCATACGCAATAACAGACAATCCTCTAGGACCTTTCGAACGCATAAACACCATACTTGAGCAGGATCCAGAGGTGGCAACAGGAGCAGGACACCATTCGGTTTTCCATAACAAAAGAACTGACGACTGGTATATCATTTATCATCGCAGACCACTTGAAGAGACTCACCATAATCATCGTGCAACTTGTATCGATAAAATGGAGTTTGATGAAAATGGCTATATTAAGCCTGTTAAGATGACTTTCAAGGGTGTGGCGGCGAATCCGTTGAAGTAG
- a CDS encoding ABC transporter ATP-binding protein produces MIEVRHLNMEFEGDNVLNDINARFDKGLVNMIIGKSGSGKTVLMKCIVGLLTPTSGEIMYDGHNFLAFKTKELRRLRRDIGMLFQGSALFDSRTVLENVMFPLDMFSRKNSRERRKRAEFCLERVGLSDAANLYPSEISGGMMKRAAIARAISLNPKYLFCDEPNSGLDPKTSQLIDELIEDITKDFMMTTIVVSHDMNSVINIGDKVVFINEGVKEWEGTKSEVMDADNEKLNDFVFASDLFKKIKEAEDKISEDKKG; encoded by the coding sequence ATGATAGAGGTAAGACATCTGAATATGGAGTTTGAGGGCGATAATGTTTTAAATGACATTAATGCAAGGTTTGATAAAGGCCTTGTTAATATGATTATCGGAAAAAGTGGCTCAGGAAAGACTGTCTTGATGAAATGCATTGTCGGACTATTAACACCAACTTCTGGAGAAATAATGTATGACGGTCATAACTTCTTAGCGTTTAAGACCAAGGAGTTAAGACGTTTGCGAAGAGATATTGGGATGCTTTTCCAAGGTTCAGCGCTTTTTGATTCGAGAACAGTCCTGGAGAATGTGATGTTTCCTCTTGATATGTTTTCAAGGAAGAACAGCAGGGAACGAAGGAAACGTGCGGAATTCTGCCTTGAAAGGGTAGGTCTTTCGGATGCTGCAAATCTTTATCCTTCAGAAATAAGTGGAGGTATGATGAAAAGGGCAGCAATTGCACGAGCAATTTCACTTAATCCCAAATACCTGTTTTGTGATGAACCTAATTCAGGTCTCGATCCAAAAACATCGCAGCTGATAGATGAACTTATAGAAGATATTACAAAGGATTTCATGATGACAACTATTGTAGTGTCACATGATATGAACTCAGTTATAAATATAGGAGATAAAGTAGTTTTTATAAACGAAGGTGTAAAAGAGTGGGAAGGTACAAAATCTGAGGTTATGGATGCTGATAATGAAAAGCTGAACGATTTTGTATTTGCCTCAGATCTTTTCAAAAAAATAAAAGAAGCAGAAGATAAAATTTCTGAAGATAAAAAGGGTTGA
- a CDS encoding LysO family transporter, with protein sequence MFIVIAFMLIGGITGYFLRKKELGNIPKFVTVLIWLLLAILGMEVGSNPDIIKGLATIGKEALFITIAAVTGSAFMALLLWKLINKGKK encoded by the coding sequence ATGTTCATAGTAATAGCTTTTATGCTTATTGGGGGTATTACCGGCTACTTTCTGCGTAAAAAGGAGCTCGGTAATATTCCCAAATTTGTTACTGTGTTAATTTGGCTCCTTTTAGCTATACTTGGAATGGAGGTAGGCAGCAACCCAGATATAATAAAAGGTCTGGCAACAATTGGGAAAGAAGCACTTTTCATTACCATTGCTGCTGTAACTGGTAGCGCATTTATGGCACTACTTCTTTGGAAATTGATAAATAAGGGTAAGAAATAA
- a CDS encoding lysine exporter LysO family protein — MKGSIIIVSFFILGVLLGYMGLVPDSLIERDLSFYVLCALMFFVGLSVGCDTKTLKSFSKLNPKYFLLPIATIVGTLGGCVIISFLLPDRQLSDLLAVGSGFGYYSLSSIFITEYRGAELGTIALLSNIMRELIALLLAPFLVRYFGKLSTISVGGATTMDTTLPVILKFSGKEFIVISVFHGFILDLSVPFLVTFFCSF; from the coding sequence ATGAAGGGAAGTATCATCATAGTCTCTTTTTTTATCCTTGGTGTCCTGCTTGGCTATATGGGACTTGTACCTGACTCCTTGATTGAAAGAGATTTAAGTTTTTATGTTCTTTGTGCATTGATGTTCTTTGTGGGTTTAAGTGTTGGGTGCGACACAAAGACTCTGAAGAGTTTCAGTAAACTAAACCCTAAATATTTCCTGCTGCCAATTGCAACTATAGTTGGCACTCTGGGTGGATGTGTAATCATATCATTTCTGTTGCCAGACAGACAATTATCAGATTTACTTGCCGTGGGAAGTGGTTTTGGGTACTACTCATTATCAAGTATCTTCATTACAGAGTACAGAGGAGCCGAACTTGGTACGATTGCATTGCTGTCGAACATCATGCGGGAGCTTATTGCTCTCTTACTTGCTCCCTTCCTTGTAAGATATTTTGGAAAGCTTTCTACAATATCTGTTGGAGGAGCCACAACTATGGATACTACTCTACCGGTAATCTTAAAGTTCTCTGGTAAGGAGTTTATTGTTATATCTGTATTTCATGGTTTCATCCTCGATCTGAGTGTACCATTCCTGGTTACTTTCTTTTGCTCTTTTTAA